DNA sequence from the Papio anubis isolate 15944 chromosome 7, Panubis1.0, whole genome shotgun sequence genome:
tctcttccatCAAGCACCAGAACCATTTCCTTATGAAGAGTTGCTACTGCTAACGCCAAAGCCTGGGACACGTTCCAGAGACACCAACACAGAGCCGTGAAGGTTCCAACTATTTGGACTCTCAGGGTTGGAAATCCCAGTGCCCTTTACAAGAGGTTCTGGGAACCTGGGCTGTACTTGAGGAATGTTAAAGGACTTGCCTTTTGTACTTCTGGTTCCTACAGaatcccatttttttaaaaaggggacttttttttttttaagggatggggtcttgctaggttgtccaggatggagtgctaGTCACAGGTGTAATAATAGTGCAATAcaaccctgaactcctggcctcaagcagttctccagtctcagccttctgagtagctgggactacagacacatgcccaGCTCTACTCTGGGGCTTTTGATATAGAATAAAGGTGGGTAAGGGATTCTCTGATGGTTCTTGTTCAAATTTCTTAGAAAATCACCCTCACCCTCTCTCAGTGCTCTGCATAGTGCTGATTCAGAGGCAAAAGTAAGACTGAATCTTACTTTTGACTGGAGGATCATCTCAGAATCTGCAGTGACAAAAACAGTGATCCCAGGGAGACTTTGGGGCCCCAGGCTCTCAGGGGAGCAGCAGTTCCAGCAGCTCTCTGGTGTCACAGTGCCCAGCAAGTCCCTGGAGCCAGAGGCAGGGCTGTCCCCTGGCACTGCCTTTGTTCTCCTTCCGTGAGAGGACAGCCACACCTGCTTCACCCCATCTTACCCGTGAACAGATGTGCTCAGGGATGTCTAAGTGGCAGGGCTGTGGGACAGTATGGCCAAGGGCCTGAAGTCTTGGTCACAGAGGATCAGAGGCTGAGGTACAACATCTCAAACTATCACTGGAGTGTGTTCCTTGTAACCCAGTCAATCAAGATGATGTGAGCAAAGTGTTCCAAGATCAAAACCAAGTTTGAGTAACACTGCAGGCTGAGAGGTGGTCACAGTGTACATTAGCATAGTAAAGGTTCTGAGAAGACCTATGGGAAAtgaacttatttcacttaaatctAAGATTCCTAAACTTATTTGATCATAGACTTTGCAGGGGAAGGGAAGGTACAGAACACATCCTAATAGAACACTTTTTATACCTTTTAGAACCACTGCtcactcagcctctttcttcaCCAGAAAAGGTGTCAGGGAGAGCCCTGACCCCCACTGCACCCACCAGGTTTGTTCCAGGTGTGACCAGATGCTGGTGTCTTGTCACAGGTACAGAatctgctgctctgcctatggagtcgccattcttctgtttctttacttgcttaataaacttgctttcacattattattattattattatttgagactgagtttcaccctattgcccaggctggagtgcaatggcatgatctcagctcactgcagcctctgcctcctggattcaagcgattctcctgcctcagtctcccaggtagctggaattacaggcacatgccaccatgcccagctaattttttgtatctttagtagagatgggatttcaccatgttggccaggctggtcttgacctcgtgattcgcccgcctcagcctcccaaagtgctggcattacaggcgtgaaccaccatgcccggctgctttcacttaaaaaaaaaaaagcaatttcagGCCTCATCCTAGACCTACTAATAGAATCTGCGTGTGATAGGATTACCAGGTGACTTGCCACAAACTGACTTGAGAAGTACAGTTATACATCTTCTATTATTCCACTAAGATGACTAGTGGGTCAGTACCCCATTCAGGTGGGGCCTCCAGGCCACCTAACTGGAGGTAGTTGACATATGTTGAACTGAGCACCTGTGTTTGGGGAAATCCCCATGTTATGAGTCCTTTCTTCCCAAGGGACCATAAGAAGAACTAAGGGGGTCTGCCAGCCATTGAAGAGGACTTGTTTTTGCAGAggctataaaaaagaaccaaggggccgggcgcggtggctcaagcctgtaatcccagcactttgggaggccgagatgggcggatcacgaggtcaggagatcgagaccatcctgtctaacacggtgaaaccccgtctctactaaaaaaaaatacaaaaaacgagccaggcgaggtggcgggcgcctgtagtcccagctactcgggaggctgaggcaggagaatggcgtgaacccgagaggcggagcttgcagtgagctgagatccggccactgcattccagcctgggcgacaaagcaagactctgtctcaaaaaaaaaaaaaaaaagaaccaaggtGCTCTTCCAGCTTTGCTTTCCCATCCCAGTCCAGATGTCTCTTCCACAGAGATGCCTGCAGACTCCTAGGCATCCTGACCCAGAGATGGTCACCTTGGGGATTCAACCAGAGTTGTTCCTGAGAAGCAGTCATAGCCTCCCCTACAAGGTCACAAGGGCGAAACACAGTCACCCTTAGCAGCTCTCCTCCAAACccccaaaaggaaaagcaagccaGCAGCTAGAGAGAAGACATTTTATTGAGAGTGTTACATAAATAGCTACAGAGAGCTGGGAGGACTGAAGGGAGTGACTGCCATCTCCCTCTGCACAGATCACTAAGGAACACATGGGGAGGGGATTAGGGGAAGGCGTGGTCCTCCCGAGGGAGAGAGGACACCCTGAATGCTATCTGGCATGAGGATGATGATGAGAGAAAGGTGAGAGGGACTGACAGCCCAGATGTCATGGGGAGGTACAGATAGGAGCCAAAGAGGTCACAGCACTTGGAAGTCACTGGGTCAGAGCCTGTATCACATCCTTTACCAGCATGGTGCCAATCACCATTTTCTCACTGTTGACAGTCAGCTGGGCAGCTCCAGCTGGCCGGGCATCCAGGGTCAGCAGAACGAGGCTTCCGCTGGTTAGTGTCCTCCCTGCAAACCTGAGGTGGGAGTAGAAGGGGTGGGGAAGAGCTGCTAAGGGTGACTGTGTTTGGAAGGGGATCAGCGCTTGGGGCTCCTCTTTCAAACCAGGGCCCCCATGCTCATCATTTCCCCTCTACTGGTGGCCTAGTACCTGTACTCATCAGATGTCCCACAAGGAACACGACCCAGGTTGGCAGTGGCAGTCACTTTCTGCACCACAATGTGGTCACTCCGACAGGTGTCTGGCAGCATGAGCTTCTCTGTGATCTCATTCATGCCCATCAGCTTTCCTGGGGGCAGAGGTCGTGAtgagggcagaggctgtggtgggtaAAGAGGCCAGCACCTGGGTCTGCTTACTAAGCATCAAGTTCTCCCAGGCTGGGAAGGTATCATGCAAAGGGCAGGTCAGAATCTAAATCATCAGTCTTGGGGAGACGGTACTTCGCTCTCAGACTGGGCCCTCCATCAGGAAGCCTTCGTTAGCCTCTGTACCCCTCCCACCCAGGCCTTTATTCATGTTGTTACCAAAGACTGATTTGGCGCTTCCTCCATCAGACATCTGGGCTACCAGCCCCTTGAGAGTGGCCAGTCAGTTCTTAAAAGGTTCCCCAATCCTGAACCTCATACCCTTTGATCTTTCCTGGGTGGCCCTCCAACCCACATTCAACTCCCACTCAGCTCCTGGAGGCTAAGCCCTCACAAAAAGATGACAGGTGGCTGCTGTGATCTCTCAGCCAGAATCCAGTAGTCACATGCAGCATTCACAGGTACAATTTTAATTGTACCTCTGCAGCAGCAGCTCCAGACCTAGTCAGGGCTCCTGAAGCCCCCAAACCTTCCCAGCATCCCCAGAACTCCTCATTCTGCAGGGCTGACTTCTCTCCACTCACATGCTCTAGGCCCCCAGTGGGAGCCCCTCCATCTGCCCTCCTGCACACCAACAGTCTTCTCTTGAGCCTCTTTCCTCCTTCCGCTACTTCCCCCATTCTTCACCTCCTTTTAGAAACTGACATCCCTCTCCTGTTTCTTCCATCCCCTTCATTCCTGACTAATAacattttcttgtatttgttCCTTCAATCTGTTCATGTTCAAGTGTTCCCGTCTCcaaaaaatcctttccagaagcgAGATCCTTCATCGTGCCAATGCCTTGTCTCCCTCCTCATTCATGGCTAAAGTCCTCCAAAGAGGACCCCATTTACTTGAGCCCTGGTCTCCCTCAACCCACTGCAATTGGCCTCTGTCCCTCCTTTAGCAATGACCCTCTCTCCCTCAGGTTGGCAGTAGCCTTTTATACGCTGACTCTGAAGGTGTTCGGTAACTGTGGTTTGCAGACACCTTCTGCCTTGTTGTCTCTCCTGGttctcctcccacctctccctgTGCTCCTTCTCTtatccctctcctcctctttcttctgcaGAATTCAGGTTTTCCCCCAAGGTTCTGTCCTTGGCATTCCTATTTTCTCCCACCTCCCAGAGTGATCTCATTCATATTCACAGCTTCCATTACAACCTCTATGCTCATGACTCCAGCTTCAAAGTGTTTCCTGGGCATAGACCCATATTTTCAGTTGCATACTAAATAGCTCCTGCTGAATTTTCCAAATGCATTTCAAAATCAGTTTATCCAAAACTAACCAtgatcttccctcctcccttgccCAAGCCACTCTTCTTTCTTGTAGGCCAGAGGTTTTACAAATTACAGCCtccaggccaaatccagcccaccaccTGTATGGCCcacaatgttttaaattatttttaagtgttggGGGAGCAATCAAAAGAAGATtaatatttcatgacacatgaaaattatatgaaatttaaacttcagtatctataaatataaatggaaatttcttggaacacagccatactcattcatttacatactgTCTGTGGATGTTTATATGTTTCAACAGCCACAGTCGTGTTGTAACTGCAACAGATATCACATGATTCtcaaagcctaaaacatttatctttggcccgttacagaaaaagtttgctgacccctggtctaGATGAAGGACACCACCATTCTCCCTACCATTCAAGCTGGATGTTCTGGAGTCAGCTTCTATACTTCCCTCTCTGCCCACTCCCAGGGAGCACTCACCCTGTTCCTTCTTAAACTCATTTTCACTCATGAACACAGGGGCCATCAGCTCCCCAACAGGTGGCTGAATGGAGACATAGAACTGTCGGGTCTGGGTGCTGGAAGGGTGGGAGGAAACAGAGGGAGAAGAATTAAGGCCGTCAtctctcccctcacctcccaccctGTGTAGAGGCACAGCTTGGAGGCAGTGAGAGAGTGAGGTGAGGAATGAGGGCCTGAGATAGCTTCCAGACCCACCCAATCATGATGTATCCCCACTAAGTACCACCTCCATTTCTGGTTCATTGTTACCCTGACCCTTTCCAGCCCATCCTCTCACCCCCACCTTGAGTCGGGCACATACCACAGCTGGAAGTTGGCTGCCTGGGTTGAGTCACAGAAATTAATGCCCATTACAGCAGTGGCAGATTCTCCAGGGGCCAGGGACTCTGAAGTGGTATAAGGCagtgaaggggagagggaggaccACCATCACCTGATAGGTCTAGAACCCAGCCTAGCCCTACTCTCCCCTCCACTGTTACAGCTGACCAACCCTCTACAGAATCTTGGCTTTCTTGGCCCCTGGAGACTGTTCCTGGTTTCCTTCTGAACTCTTAAGGTTGCTTTCCCCCACTCACCCTCACCACATTTAAGTTAGTCCTAAAACAACCAAGGCTCAAATCTGCTGCTGCAAGCACCTCCCGCCCTGATGTGATCTTGCTTATTTCATAATCTGTCTTGTTCACCAGAGTGTTGATCACATTAGATGCTATCTCTGTGTCCCTATAGCTTGGCCCCTGGCCTGGCACAAGAAGGGTATCAACAACCACAGAAAGATTGACTCTGCCCAGgagcctcctcctccaccccatcCAAAGCCCTTCGCACCAATTTCAGGAAATTCTTGGATGCTGATGCCAGCAGGCAGTTTGGGAGTGCCCACATGCAGGCCCTTGATGGGGGTATCAGAGCTGTTGGAGAAGTGGATGTGCACAGACACCATGTGGGGGTCCCCAGAGAAAGGTTGGCGGCTGAAGGTGTAGTCCACAACCAGCCCCTCGCCAGCTACCCGGTGCAGCAGCTCCTGCCGCCCAACACACGACACTGGACTCAGAAGCTAGAGTGGAGGGGTAAGGAAGGACAGAACTGAGCAAGACAGAGCGAGCCTGTCCCAGCATTGTCCCCTAGGGCCATCCAGCAACTGGGACTCAAAGCTATCACATCCTCCATCAcacccaccccccacacacatcCATACCATAGGATGCAGCACAGGGATGtgtccctgccccagcccagtcACCTCCTCCATCCCACTCACCGACGGTACCAGGGTGGAATCTGTCAGTGTCAGGCCCTCCAGGTCAGCAGCCAGACTGGTAGACACAATTGCTGGGGGAGACACAGGCTGGACACTGGGAGGGGTGACTGTGGGAGTAGATAAGACTATGATGAGGCAAAGTGAAGGTGACTTGGGTTGAGCGGGGAGCCTAGGGATCAAGGAGTACGCGTTTCAGCACCATGGacagcggggggggggggggggggggacgcGCACATGCCTGCCTGGAGGCTCTGGCAAAATACCCATCCCTAGACCTCAACCCCAGACCTGGGGAGGTCAGCCCTGCTGCCGCCTTCTCAGGCCTGAAGATACTGTCTGCTCCCCTGCTCCCACAAGACCTGAGGAACCTGATCCAGAATCCCTGTGGGCCGTTCTAATTCATGCTCCCCAGGCCTCCTTTCCCCTGTGACTTTTACCACCCAAACTCACAGTCCTCTAGATCAAGCAGGGAGATCTCCTTGGTTGCAGGGGCCCTTTTGCTGCTGGGaggctgaaagagaaaaatgggatATGGGTGTGGGTAAGGGGAGCACCTTGGCATGTTCTGGGTTGGGAAGAAGATGTCATGGTCTGTTCTGGATGGTAGAGAGATAGATGTCTGAGTCTGGCCCATGAGCACACCCTGACTGTCCCAAGGCTCTCACTGTTTTCCTCCTCCAGGAGGCAGGTTCCAACTGCTCCTCCTCGGACTCTGATGTCATCTCGGACTCTGATGTGCTACTGCTGGAATCACTGTCCTCATCAGAGGATGACgcttctccttttccctctggcaccttcttcttcttcgtcttcCTCTTACCATCCTCCTCACTCTGTTCACTGAAGGAGAGTGGGAAAGGTGGGCTCAGGCCTGGCCTGGACACCCCCTCCTTGCTTCACAGAAGCAGGAGAAATGCTGAaaagctggagtggagtggggagCCTGGGCCAGGAGGGTTCACACCTGAAGTCCTATAGCAGGGACCTCATGAGAGCTTGAAGCCAGCTTGTGCCAGCTCAGGCTCCAGGCCCCTGGTTGCTTCTCCACACCTCCCCACGAGGCCTCAGAGATCTCCTGCAGCCAGCGAAAGCAGTTGTCATGTGAGCTGACAACCCCAGCCAGCTCATAAGGGACTCAGGGGCTCTTAGGAGACTGGCTAAAGCTCAGTGCTAGCCCTTCTTTTCAGGAAAGCCCCCGGAACCCCACCCGCCATCTGGCTGGCTCCCTTCTCACCTCTCACTGCCTCTGCctttctcctcatcctcatcctgGTCTTCATTGTCAGACTCACTGCTGGACTCCCCAGAGCCGCTCTCGCTGCTGCTCTTACTGTCTGATTCACTCTCAGACTCAGGGTCTGTGGAGAAATAATATGAGGCCTCCTCCCTCATATGCAGGCCTCCTTGGGTCTAGAGCAGGCACCTGGGTTCCACCTTCAGATTCAGTACTGAACCCTCTCTGACCTGCCCCCAGCCCTACATGCCAGCTGGAACTGACAGAAACACAGATGGACTCCATGGATAGAAACCTGCACAAGCACACATACCTGGAACATGAATCCCTCAGGTGCACAAACAACTCACAAGCAGATGCACACCCCTAGACACACGACCATATACATACACCCCTCATATAGCCAGTCATGCAGACACATGGGCGGGAGCACAGAGGaccccagctctgccatctgCTTACCACTGTCTGCGGACTCTGTGGGGCCTGACTCCCCCTCAGAGTCCGAGTAGAAgggtttttccttctcctttctcttctcccgATTTGAGCACTTGGTCCATTCAGGTACCTGGAGATGGGAGTAGGGTGCAGGGTCATTTCATAATGGTTGgggagaaggaaggcaggcaCAAGCCCTTACCCTTTATTCCACCTCTTCATGAGGCCCTACCTGGTCTGTCCCACAAAGGGAAgaacagaggaggaagaaaggggcaCTGTCCATGGAGGGGAGGGGATGCTGCTCACAGAGGGGCACTGCCAAACCAAGGTGGAAACAGAACATGGGAAGGCCCAGGAGCACAGCACACAGGGGAAGCAGAGGGACACAGACAGGGCATGGGAGAGAGCACACGGCACACGGAGGTGGGACCTCAGTGTATTCGCCCAACAGGCCCACGTGAGTCTCAATAAGGGAAAGATCTTCTTCCTGTGTGTGTGGGGAAGGTGTTAGGAGGGCTGGGCCAGCACTGCCAGAGCTCCTTACTGTCTGCCCCCaccaacacacactcacacacttcaACCCTCCACCCCGCTGACCTCCACGTTGCGCACAGATGGGTCTGGGGCTTCCTCCGGCCAATCTGGGAGCTCCTGGTAGCCTGTGGCCTTGGCATTGAGCAGGTGGGACAGTGAGCCCAGCTGGAAGTGGTCCCGGTCTAGGGATAGGTTTAGAGGTCAGGCAGGTAGCAGCAGTGAGAGAGATCTGGGAGCTATTTCCCAGGTGGGGCTGGGTCATGATTCTGGTCGGGGCTTCCCAGGTGGGTAGGAGAAGGAGATGGATGTGTGCCCTAATGGCTCTTCCACCCTGACTGCACCTTTAGGCCCACATGCTGGAAGAAAAGGCTGGCCAGGCCAGAGCAGGGACTGAGGGCAGGGAGAGGCGGCCTACAGAGGTGAGCAGGAGGAGACTCTGGGCCCACAGATGCTGCCAGCCCATCTGCTTGGGAAGCATGTCTAGTCAGGCTCTGGACTCAGCCGGGAGAGATGAGCATCAGAGCATGAGTGTGCGGGAGTCCAGGTCAGAGGTGAGGCACCGCTGGAGGAGGGCAGCACAGGCCTGTGAGTAGGGATGGTGCCAGGGAGAAAGGGACTGTTGCCTTCTTCCTGGGAGAATTTCAAAGCTACACCCACCCTCAGAATCTCCCCATTCCTGAGGTCCAGGGAAGAGAAAACGAAAAGATACGCAGAAGAACTGAGCTTTGTGAAGGAGGATCTCTTCTGTGTAGGTTCCTGGCTTCTGCTCCTGGGGTCCAGAGAGCCAGCAGGAGAACCCTTCCCCCCCGGCCCCCTCTCAGGGCCCTTGTCTTGGGAAAAGAGGCCTTAAGGGCCAAGCCCAAGAACAGAGCAAGGCTGAAGCCCTGGGGCCTGGAATCTGAACTGACTGTAGTGACTAAGCTTACAGAGTACATGCAACTGCTTTCTCAGGacctttataaaaatatacacctctcaggccgggcgcggtggctcaagcctgtaatcccagcactttgggaggccgaggcgggtggatcacgagattaggagatcgagaccatcctggctaacatggtgaaaccccgtctctactaaaaatacaaaaaactagctgggcgtggtggcaggcgcctgtagtcccagctactcagaggctgaggcgggagaatggcatgaacccgggaggcagagcttgcagtgagccgagatcgtgccactgcactccagcctgggcgacacagcgagactccgtcttaaaaaatatatatatatatatatacacacacacacacacacacacacacacacacacacacacacacccctctcctCTGTGTGTTGTTTTGCTTTCTGCCTTCCTGGATCCTTGGTATTTAAGATCTTGGTATGTCTTCCAAAGCCTACTGTCTGCTCAGGGAGGGAGATTAAAAAGGGAGCCTGagaggagaagaggcaggagCCCATCCTGGCCGGTAAGGCAGACCCTCAAGTGAGATGATGCTGGCAGTGGTTGTGGGCAGGTGAAAGAGTAATTCCTGGTGCCACAGCAGGGGCAAAAGGAGTGAGCCAGGGAGTAGGACTGCCCACAGAAGCATGGTGCCTGGCTAGGGGCTTCAGGAAGGTCTGGGGCAGAGACTCTGGCCAGTTCCTTCCCATTCCCCTAGGAATGTTACCCTTGATTTCATCTCCCACCTTTGAAGGATGACTCCAAGACTGGAGCTGGTTTGGGTGCCAGGAAGAGCTTCTTGGCATGGCGGCTAAGGGCCCCACCCTGCTCAGAAGGGACGATGAGCTGCCGGGTGAAGCGTGCCCGGTCGCGAATATCATAGTTCTGGTCATATTTGGCCAGACTCAGCACATACTGGGTCAGCAGCTTGGTCTGGAGGAACAGGAAGAGGTGGGTCAGCTGACAGagggggtggggacacaggaggCTCAGAACCAGATTCTTTAAGCCGACACTTGCAGGCAGAATGTCTCCTCTCCCTGCTTAGGACCAGCTGCTTCCACccagctctccctccccacctgcccttGTTCTGGGCTCAGAATTTTCTCTCATCTCTCTGACCATGCCTCCTGATGACCCCAACTTTGACAACTGCCTTGGGCCAGCAAAAGAGGTTTTCCTTTTGGACTTTCCCCACTCCTCGCTCTGGACTCCATTCTTCCCCAGGTTTGTGGTTCCTACCTCTCCAGGCCTTTCCACCCGCTTTACTCCAGGGCGGCAGGGTATGTGGAAGTCTGGAATGCTCTACTGGACCTCACAGTTTCCAGGCTTCACCACCCAGGGGGGAATTAGACAACAAAAAGACAGGGCAGATAAACAGGGGTCCCTTTGGCAGCGGCCACCCTCATGTCCTATCCACCCACTTAGTAGATTCTGAGCAGCCCAGGGGTCTCAGAGGTCTTGATCCTTCCCTGGAAGGTTCTAATGAGACATTAAGGCAAACTGCAGCTGCTGATGCATTTGCCAAGGTCATGTAGGGTTCACAGTCTGCAGTCAGGGAAGCTACAACTGCAGACCTGAAATCTCTCCATTTCTGCCATGATCTTGGCCTAATCTAACCTGCCTTAACATGGCAACAGTGGTAGCAGCCATCACTTATCAAGTGCCTTCTGGCACCAAGCACTGCTAGGTGCTCCACACTAGCTCATCTAATCTCCCCAAGCCTTCTGAGAGGTAGGCATTattgcccccattttacagaaaagaagcaGAATCATTAAGGAGCTTTTCCCAGGCCAAGGAGCCCATCAGTACTGCACCTAGGCCTGCATCTGCTGGAGCTGCACCCCATCTGCTTCCCTTCACTGCCTACCTGCTGACATAAGGAGCCTGCCCTGGTCCAGGTCTCCATGTTTCCATCACTTGTGACCAAGATCAA
Encoded proteins:
- the AP3B2 gene encoding AP-3 complex subunit beta-2 isoform X2 yields the protein MGRSNWHDDLKEMLDTNKDSLKLEAMKRIVAMIARGKNASDLFPAVVKNVACKNIEVKKLVYVYLVRYAEEQQDLALLSISTFQRGLKDPNQLIRASALRVLSSIRVPIIVPIMMLAIKEAASDMSPYVRKTAAHAIPKLYSLDSDQKDQLIEVIEKLLADKTTLVAGSVVMAFEEVCPERIDLIHKNYRKLCNLLIDVEEWGQVVIISMLTRYARTQFLSPTQNESLLEENAEKAFYGSEEDEAKGAGSEETAAAALPARKPYIMDPDHRLLLRNTKPLLQSRSAAVVMAVAQLYFHLAPKAEVGVIAKALVRLLRSHSEVQYVVLQNVATMSIKRRGMFEPYLKSFYIRSTDPTQIKILKLEVLTNLANETNIPTVLREFQTYIRSMDKDFVAATIQAIGRCATNIGRVRDTCLNGLVQLLSNRDELVVAESVVVIKKLLQMQPAQHGEIIKHLAKLTDNIQVPMARASILWLIGEYCEHVPRIAPDVLRKMAKSFTAEEDIVKLQVINLAAKLYLTNSKQTKLLTQYVLSLAKYDQNYDIRDRARFTRQLIVPSEQGGALSRHAKKLFLAPKPAPVLESSFKDRDHFQLGSLSHLLNAKATGYQELPDWPEEAPDPSVRNVEVPEWTKCSNREKRKEKEKPFYSDSEGESGPTESADSDPESESESDSKSSSESGSGESSSESDNEDQDEDEEKGRGSESEQSEEDGKRKTKKKKVPEGKGEASSSDEDSDSSSSTSESEMTSESEEEQLEPASWRRKTPPSSKRAPATKEISLLDLEDFTPPSVQPVSPPAIVSTSLAADLEGLTLTDSTLVPSLLSPVSCVGRQELLHRVAGEGLVVDYTFSRQPFSGDPHMVSVHIHFSNSSDTPIKGLHVGTPKLPAGISIQEFPEIESLAPGESATAVMGINFCDSTQAANFQLCTQTRQFYVSIQPPVGELMAPVFMSENEFKKEQGKLMGMNEITEKLMLPDTCRSDHIVVQKVTATANLGRVPCGTSDEYRFAGRTLTSGSLVLLTLDARPAGAAQLTVNSEKMVIGTMLVKDVIQALTQ
- the AP3B2 gene encoding AP-3 complex subunit beta-2 isoform X3, with protein sequence MLDTNKDSLKLEAMKRIVAMIARGKNASDLFPAVVKNVACKNIEVKKLVYVYLVRYAEEQQDLALLSISTFQRGLKDPNQLIRASALRVLSSIRVPIIVPIMMLAIKEAASDMSPYVRKTAAHAIPKLYSLDSDQKDQLIEVIEKLLADKTTLVAGSVVMAFEEVCPERIDLIHKNYRKLCNLLIDVEEWGQVVIISMLTRYARTQFLSPTQNESLLEENAEKAFYGSEEDEAKGAGSEETAAAALPARKPYIMDPDHRLLLRNTKPLLQSRSAAVVMAVAQLYFHLAPKAEVGVIAKALVRLLRSHSEVQYVVLQNVATMSIKRRGMFEPYLKSFYIRSTDPTQIKILKLEVLTNLANETNIPTVLREFQTYIRSMDKDFVAATIQAIGRCATNIGRVRDTCLNGLVQLLSNRDELVVAESVVVIKKLLQMQPAQHGEIIKHLAKLTDNIQVPMARASILWLIGEYCEHVPRIAPDVLRKMAKSFTAEEDIVKLQVINLAAKLYLTNSKQTKLLTQYVLSLAKYDQNYDIRDRARFTRQLIVPSEQGGALSRHAKKLFLAPKPAPVLESSFKDRDHFQLGSLSHLLNAKATGYQELPDWPEEAPDPSVRNVEVPEWTKCSNREKRKEKEKPFYSDSEGESGPTESADSDPESESESDSKSSSESGSGESSSESDNEDQDEDEEKGRGSESEQSEEDGKRKTKKKKVPEGKGEASSSDEDSDSSSSTSESEMTSESEEEQLEPASWRRKTPPSSKRAPATKEISLLDLEDFTPPSVQPVSPPAIVSTSLAADLEGLTLTDSTLVPSLLSPVSCVGRQELLHRVAGEGLVVDYTFSRQPFSGDPHMVSVHIHFSNSSDTPIKGLHVGTPKLPAGISIQEFPEIESLAPGESATAVMGINFCDSTQAANFQLCTQTRQFYVSIQPPVGELMAPVFMSENEFKKEQGKLMGMNEITEKLMLPDTCRSDHIVVQKVTATANLGRVPCGTSDEYRFAGRTLTSGSLVLLTLDARPAGAAQLTVNSEKMVIGTMLVKDVIQALTQ